A genomic segment from Syngnathus scovelli strain Florida chromosome 3, RoL_Ssco_1.2, whole genome shotgun sequence encodes:
- the LOC125993759 gene encoding purpurin-like, whose amino-acid sequence MDFQMFAVVMLLVASVEHSLASCVVDSFTVKQDFDPQRYAGKWYALQKKDPEGLFLQDNISAEYTVGDDGAMVASSRGRVTLFGFWVVCADMAAQYSVPNPENPGKMFMNYQGLASYLSSGGDNYWIIDTDYDNYAITYACRSLNDDGSCGDGYALVFSRNPRGLPPAIQRIVRQKQEEICMAGQFQPVLQSGVC is encoded by the exons ATGGACTTCCAAATGTTTGCCGTGGTCATGCTGCTGGTAGCCAGCGTGGAGCACAGTTTGGCCAGCTGCGTGGTGGACAGCTTCACTGTCAAACAGGATTTTGACCCCCAAAGA tATGCAGGCAAGTGGTACGCCTTGCAGAAGAAGGATCCCGAGGGTTTATTCCTTCAGGACAACATCTCTGCTGAGTACACTGTTGGAGATGACGGCGCTATGGTGGCCTCCTCCAGGGGCAGAGTTACTCTGTTCGG GTTCTGGGTGGTGTGTGCTGACATGGCCGCTCAGTACTCTGTGCCCAACCCTGAAAACCCGGGCAAGATGTTCATGAACTACCAGGGGCTGGCCAGCTATCTGTCAAGTGGAG GTGACAACTACTGGATCATTGACACCGACTATGACAACTATGCCATCACCTACGCCTGCCGCAGCCTGAACGACGATGGAAGCTGCGGGGACGGCTATGCCCTGGTCTTCTCCCGCAATCCACGCGGCCTGCCACCTGCTATCCAGAGAATTGTGCGCCAAAAACAGGAGGAAATCTGCATGGCGGGTCAGTTCCAGCCTGTGCTGCAGTCCG GAGTTTGCTAA